A genome region from Vulpes lagopus strain Blue_001 chromosome 7, ASM1834538v1, whole genome shotgun sequence includes the following:
- the CRLF1 gene encoding cytokine receptor-like factor 1 isoform X1, giving the protein MPAGRPGPAAQSARRPPPPLPLLLLCVLGAPRAGSGAHTAVISPQDPTLLIGSSLQATCSVHGDPPGTTAEGLYWTLNGRRLAPELSRVLNASTLALALANLNGSRQQSGDNLVCHARDGSILAGSCLYVGLPPEKPFNISCWSKNMKDLTCRWTPGAHGETFLHTNYSLKYKLRWYGQDNTCEEYHTVGPHSCHIPKDLALFTPYEIWVEATNRLGSARSDVLTLDILDVVTTDPPPDVHVSRVGGLEDQLSVRWVSPPALKDFLFQAKYQIRYRVEDSVDWKVVDDVSNQTSCRLAGLKPGTVYFVQVRCNPFGIYGSKKAGIWSEWSHPTAASTPRSERPGPGGGACEPRGGEPSSGPVRRELKQFLGWLKKHAYCSNLSFRLYDQWRAWMQKTHKTRNQHRTRGSCPRADGARREVLPDKL; this is encoded by the exons ATGCCCGCcggccgcccgggccccgccgcccaaTCCGCgcggcggccgccgccgccgctgcccctACTGCTACTCTGCGTCCTCGGGGCGCCGAGAGCCGGATCAGGAGCCC ACACAGCTGTCATCAGCCCCCAGGACCCCACGCTCCTCATCGGCTCCTCCCTGCAGGCCACGTGCTCAGTGCATGGGGACCCGCCAGGCACCACGGCTGAGGGCCTCTACTGGACCCTCAATGGGCGCCGCCTAGCCCCTGAGCTCTCCCGCGTGCTCAATGCGTCCACCCTGGCCCTTGCCCTGGCTAACCTCAACGGATCCAGGCAGCAGTCAGGCGACAACCTGGTGTGCCATGCTCGCGACGGCAGCATCCTGGCTGGCTCCTGCCTCTATGTTGGCT tgCCCCCAGAGAAACCTTTCAACATCAGTTGCTGGTCCAAGAACATGAAGGACCTGACATGCCGCTGGACGCCGGGGGCCCATGGGGAAACCTTCCTCCACACCAACTACTCCCTCAAGTACAAGCTGAG gTGGTACGGGCAGGACAACACATGCGAGGAGTACCACACTGTAGGACCTCATTCCTGCCACATCCCCAAGGACCTGGCTCTCTTTACACCCTATGAGATCTGGGTGGAGGCCACCAACCGGCTGGGCTCGGCCCGCTCTGATGTGCTCACGCTGGACATCCTGGATGTGG TGACCACTGACCCCCCACCTGATGTGCATGTGAGCCGAGTCGGGGGCCTGGAGGACCAGCTCAGTGTGCGCTGGGTTTCCCCACCGGCCCTCAAGGACTTCCTCTTCCAAGCCAAGTACCAAATCCGCTACCGAGTGGAGGACAGCGTGGATTGGAAG GTGGTGGACGATGTAAGCAACCAGACCTCGTGCCGTCTGGCCGGCCTGAAGCCCGGCACAGTCTACTTCGTGCAAGTGCGTTGCAATCCCTTTGGCATCTACGGCTCCAAGAAGGCGGGGATCTGGAGCGAGTGGAGCCACCCCACGGCTGCCTCCACCCCTCGCAGTG AGCGCCcgggcccgggcggcggggcgTGCGAGCCGCGGGGCGGCGAGCCGAGCTCGGGGCCGGTGCGGCGCGAGCTCAAGCAGTTCCTGGGCTGGCTCAAGAAGCACGCGTACTGCTCGAACCTGAGCTTCCGCCTCTACGACCAGTGGCGAGCCTGGATGCAGAAGACCCACAAAACCCGCAACCAG CACAGGACGAGGGGATCCTGCCCTCGGGCAGACGGGGCACGACGAGAG GTCCTGCCAGATAAGCTCTAG
- the CRLF1 gene encoding cytokine receptor-like factor 1 isoform X3 — MPAGRPGPAAQSARRPPPPLPLLLLCVLGAPRAGSGAHTAVISPQDPTLLIGSSLQATCSVHGDPPGTTAEGLYWTLNGRRLAPELSRVLNASTLALALANLNGSRQQSGDNLVCHARDGSILAGSCLYVGLPPEKPFNISCWSKNMKDLTCRWTPGAHGETFLHTNYSLKYKLRWYGQDNTCEEYHTVGPHSCHIPKDLALFTPYEIWVEATNRLGSARSDVLTLDILDVVTTDPPPDVHVSRVGGLEDQLSVRWVSPPALKDFLFQAKYQIRYRVEDSVDWKVVDDVSNQTSCRLAGLKPGTVYFVQVRCNPFGIYGSKKAGIWSEWSHPTAASTPRSERPGPGGGACEPRGGEPSSGPVRRELKQFLGWLKKHAYCSNLSFRLYDQWRAWMQKTHKTRNQDEGILPSGRRGTTRG, encoded by the exons ATGCCCGCcggccgcccgggccccgccgcccaaTCCGCgcggcggccgccgccgccgctgcccctACTGCTACTCTGCGTCCTCGGGGCGCCGAGAGCCGGATCAGGAGCCC ACACAGCTGTCATCAGCCCCCAGGACCCCACGCTCCTCATCGGCTCCTCCCTGCAGGCCACGTGCTCAGTGCATGGGGACCCGCCAGGCACCACGGCTGAGGGCCTCTACTGGACCCTCAATGGGCGCCGCCTAGCCCCTGAGCTCTCCCGCGTGCTCAATGCGTCCACCCTGGCCCTTGCCCTGGCTAACCTCAACGGATCCAGGCAGCAGTCAGGCGACAACCTGGTGTGCCATGCTCGCGACGGCAGCATCCTGGCTGGCTCCTGCCTCTATGTTGGCT tgCCCCCAGAGAAACCTTTCAACATCAGTTGCTGGTCCAAGAACATGAAGGACCTGACATGCCGCTGGACGCCGGGGGCCCATGGGGAAACCTTCCTCCACACCAACTACTCCCTCAAGTACAAGCTGAG gTGGTACGGGCAGGACAACACATGCGAGGAGTACCACACTGTAGGACCTCATTCCTGCCACATCCCCAAGGACCTGGCTCTCTTTACACCCTATGAGATCTGGGTGGAGGCCACCAACCGGCTGGGCTCGGCCCGCTCTGATGTGCTCACGCTGGACATCCTGGATGTGG TGACCACTGACCCCCCACCTGATGTGCATGTGAGCCGAGTCGGGGGCCTGGAGGACCAGCTCAGTGTGCGCTGGGTTTCCCCACCGGCCCTCAAGGACTTCCTCTTCCAAGCCAAGTACCAAATCCGCTACCGAGTGGAGGACAGCGTGGATTGGAAG GTGGTGGACGATGTAAGCAACCAGACCTCGTGCCGTCTGGCCGGCCTGAAGCCCGGCACAGTCTACTTCGTGCAAGTGCGTTGCAATCCCTTTGGCATCTACGGCTCCAAGAAGGCGGGGATCTGGAGCGAGTGGAGCCACCCCACGGCTGCCTCCACCCCTCGCAGTG AGCGCCcgggcccgggcggcggggcgTGCGAGCCGCGGGGCGGCGAGCCGAGCTCGGGGCCGGTGCGGCGCGAGCTCAAGCAGTTCCTGGGCTGGCTCAAGAAGCACGCGTACTGCTCGAACCTGAGCTTCCGCCTCTACGACCAGTGGCGAGCCTGGATGCAGAAGACCCACAAAACCCGCAACCAG GACGAGGGGATCCTGCCCTCGGGCAGACGGGGCACGACGAGAG GGTAA
- the TMEM59L gene encoding transmembrane protein 59-like: protein MASVALLPLLLLLLLLQPPPATPAPPARDPFAPQLGDTQSCQLRCRDRYPGPQLSQAELEEEEPSESPYEYDRAVLISACERGCRLFSICRFVARSSKPNATQTECEAACVEAYVKETEQQACSEGCWSQNPEPEPEPEPEPEQKRKVLEAPSGALSLLDLFSTLCNDLVNSAQGFVSSTWTYYLQTDNGKVVVFQTQPVVESLGHEGARLQRVEVTWRGSHPEALEVHVDPVGPLDKVRKAKIRVKTSSKAKVESDELQDNDFLSCMSRRSGLPRWILACCLFLSVLVMLWLSCSTLVTAPGQHLKFQPLTLEQHKGFMVEPDWPLYPPPSHAFGDSPPPYKLKLDLTKL, encoded by the exons ATGGCTTCGGTcgcgctgctgccgctgctgctgctgctgctgctgctgcagcctCCACCTGCCACCCCCGCGCCGCCAGCCCGCGACCCCTTCGCCCCGCAACTGGGGGATACGCAGAGCTGCCAGCTGCGGTGCCGCGACCGCTATCCTGGTCCGCAGCTCTCGCAG GCAGAGCTTGAGGAGGAGGAACCTTCTGAGTCCCCATATGAGTATGACAGGGCTGTCCTGATCAGCGCTTGTGAGCGTGGCTGCCGCCTCTTCTCCATCTGCCGATTTGTGGCAAGGAGCTCCAAGCCTAATGCCACCCAGACTGAGTGTGAAGCAG cCTGTGTGGAGGCCTATGTGAAGGAAACGGAGCAGCAGGCCTGCAGCGAGGGCTGCTGGAGCCAGAACCCGGAGCCGGAGCCTGAACCTGAGCCTGAGCCAGAGCAGAAG AGAAAGGTCTTGGAAGCTCCAAGCGGGGCCCTTTCGCTCCTGGACTTATTTTCCACCCTCTGCAATGACCTCGTCAACTCAGCCCAGGGCTTTGTCTCCTCCACCTGGACGTACTACCTGCAGACTGACAATGGGAAGGTGGTCGTGTTTCAG ACCCAGCCTGTGGTAGAGAGCCTAGGGCATGAGGGGGCCCGTCTGCAGCGAGTAGAAGTGACCTGGCGGGGGTCCCACCCTGAGGCCTTGGAGGTGCACGTGG ACCCTGTAGGCCCCTTGGACAAGGTAAGGAAGGCCAAGATCCGAGTCAAGACCAGCAGTAAGGCCAAAGTGGAGTCTGATGAGCTGCAGGACAACGACTTCCTCAGTTGCATGTCCCG GCGCTCAGGGCTCCCTCGCTGGATCCTGGCCTGCTGCCTCTTCCTTTCTGTGTTGGTGATGCTGTGGCTGAGCTGCTCCACCCTGGTGACCGCACCTGGCCAGCACCTCAAGTTCCAG cccctgacCCTGGAGCAGCACAAGGGCTTCATGGTAGAGCCAGACTGGCCCCTGTATCCTCCCCCATCGCATGCCTTTGGGGACAGCCCCCCACCCTACAAGCTGAAGCTGGACCTGACCAAGCTGTAG
- the CRLF1 gene encoding cytokine receptor-like factor 1 isoform X2 encodes MPAGRPGPAAQSARRPPPPLPLLLLCVLGAPRAGSGAHTAVISPQDPTLLIGSSLQATCSVHGDPPGTTAEGLYWTLNGRRLAPELSRVLNASTLALALANLNGSRQQSGDNLVCHARDGSILAGSCLYVGLPPEKPFNISCWSKNMKDLTCRWTPGAHGETFLHTNYSLKYKLRWYGQDNTCEEYHTVGPHSCHIPKDLALFTPYEIWVEATNRLGSARSDVLTLDILDVVTTDPPPDVHVSRVGGLEDQLSVRWVSPPALKDFLFQAKYQIRYRVEDSVDWKVVDDVSNQTSCRLAGLKPGTVYFVQVRCNPFGIYGSKKAGIWSEWSHPTAASTPRSERPGPGGGACEPRGGEPSSGPVRRELKQFLGWLKKHAYCSNLSFRLYDQWRAWMQKTHKTRNQDEGILPSGRRGTTRGPAR; translated from the exons ATGCCCGCcggccgcccgggccccgccgcccaaTCCGCgcggcggccgccgccgccgctgcccctACTGCTACTCTGCGTCCTCGGGGCGCCGAGAGCCGGATCAGGAGCCC ACACAGCTGTCATCAGCCCCCAGGACCCCACGCTCCTCATCGGCTCCTCCCTGCAGGCCACGTGCTCAGTGCATGGGGACCCGCCAGGCACCACGGCTGAGGGCCTCTACTGGACCCTCAATGGGCGCCGCCTAGCCCCTGAGCTCTCCCGCGTGCTCAATGCGTCCACCCTGGCCCTTGCCCTGGCTAACCTCAACGGATCCAGGCAGCAGTCAGGCGACAACCTGGTGTGCCATGCTCGCGACGGCAGCATCCTGGCTGGCTCCTGCCTCTATGTTGGCT tgCCCCCAGAGAAACCTTTCAACATCAGTTGCTGGTCCAAGAACATGAAGGACCTGACATGCCGCTGGACGCCGGGGGCCCATGGGGAAACCTTCCTCCACACCAACTACTCCCTCAAGTACAAGCTGAG gTGGTACGGGCAGGACAACACATGCGAGGAGTACCACACTGTAGGACCTCATTCCTGCCACATCCCCAAGGACCTGGCTCTCTTTACACCCTATGAGATCTGGGTGGAGGCCACCAACCGGCTGGGCTCGGCCCGCTCTGATGTGCTCACGCTGGACATCCTGGATGTGG TGACCACTGACCCCCCACCTGATGTGCATGTGAGCCGAGTCGGGGGCCTGGAGGACCAGCTCAGTGTGCGCTGGGTTTCCCCACCGGCCCTCAAGGACTTCCTCTTCCAAGCCAAGTACCAAATCCGCTACCGAGTGGAGGACAGCGTGGATTGGAAG GTGGTGGACGATGTAAGCAACCAGACCTCGTGCCGTCTGGCCGGCCTGAAGCCCGGCACAGTCTACTTCGTGCAAGTGCGTTGCAATCCCTTTGGCATCTACGGCTCCAAGAAGGCGGGGATCTGGAGCGAGTGGAGCCACCCCACGGCTGCCTCCACCCCTCGCAGTG AGCGCCcgggcccgggcggcggggcgTGCGAGCCGCGGGGCGGCGAGCCGAGCTCGGGGCCGGTGCGGCGCGAGCTCAAGCAGTTCCTGGGCTGGCTCAAGAAGCACGCGTACTGCTCGAACCTGAGCTTCCGCCTCTACGACCAGTGGCGAGCCTGGATGCAGAAGACCCACAAAACCCGCAACCAG GACGAGGGGATCCTGCCCTCGGGCAGACGGGGCACGACGAGAG GTCCTGCCAGATAA